In Chanos chanos chromosome 14, fChaCha1.1, whole genome shotgun sequence, the sequence GACATCTTTGACTCCTGGGCACCACGCAAGAGCAGACCGGCAGTGCCATCCTAGACGTACAttttttttgggcagacaaGCCGCTGACTGAACCTTACCGATCTGGAAGGGGCTTCTCTGGCCAAGGtagagtgaaagagagtctAGCAGGATAACAGGGAACGGGGAGTAATGGGTTAATCATAACCACTGCATGTTACtaaataattgtaaaaaaatAGCTTCACACGGCAAAAGCAGCTTATGATTATTGTTTaatatcaaataaatgttaTGGTCTGGATTGGAATTTAAGTGGTAGATGATGTGGTATTAGGCAGAGGGTTCTAGAAGAGTCATGAGGGGGTTcagtgagggtgggggtggggtgggggatgggggggcgAAGCTCACCTGTCCACAGGTGCGGATGTGTTCTCGATAAAGCTGATGACTTTCTCCTTCACGTTGACAGACTTCGACTTAAGAGCAAAGGTCATCTTGTTGACCAAGGACTTGACCCCTTTGCCCTCTCCGCTGCTGTCCCCCTTTATGAAAGAGAAATGGCATGAACCTTTTTAAACTCCCTCCTcataagagaaagagatggtaTAAGCCAGTTTTAAGATTAGGAGACACTGCCAGCGATATTCCGTTCCATGAATGTGCTGTACTGTGAGTTACAGCaacttgttttctttaaagtttGATCTGAAAATTGTCAATTGAGGATTAATCTGGAAACTCTTCAGATGCATTTAGATTGTGTATCCCACGTACATTTAATCAACTCCACAaaaatgtgtgcacacacatgcgcgcacgcgcacacacacacacacacacacaatgttacacTCACATCGGCGGAGCTCAGGCTGCCATGGGATCCTGATGTGCTGACGATCCAGTTGACGTAAACGTTATCTGGGCCACTGTCCACGTTCATGTCTGCAAGGTGCTGCTGGAGGGCTGccacaaccacaaaccaaaataaattaaaacttcaTATAACCCAGAACAACAAACCTAAGACACGCTCATATAACCCAGAACAACAAACCTAAGACACGCTCATATAACCCAGAACAACAAACCTAAGACACACTCATATAACCCAGAACAACAAACCTAAGACACGCTCATATAACCCAGAACAACAAAcctaaaacacactcatataacCCAGAACAACAAACctaagacacactcacagaagaCTTAGCATTAATGACCTCCGCACTTACCCATAAATCCACCTTTGGCGATGCTGACGTATTCCTTGTTTTTCTACAAATGATAAAACAAGACCAGAGATTTAGCGTGTGGAGGCATATTTCATCTGTAGTGTACATTTTCATATtacataaaacacagtgtatgttatgagagtgcgtgcgtgtgtgtgtgtgtgctctgaccTGTAGGAAGTGAGCTAGCACCATGTTCATGTACATGTCCTCCTCCTCGCGGCCGCTGCCCATGAAGCAGAGATGTTCTCCGCTGGCGATGGAGCCTGACTCCAGAGACTGCTTCTGCGCCTCCAGCAGGGACTTCACTGACAGAGCAAACTCCGACGGGTTCTGCAGCATCTGGTCGCCACGACATCGCCGACACAGAATGAACAGGAGCGAAACAGAGAGTTACATACgctctttttaaaatgacaacagaGCGGCCAAAACACGTTCGTCATTACTTAACACGAAGGAGCATACCATCATATTAACACAACTATCTCTTCTCGTCTTTTCACACTAATGTACTGCAGGGAACTGAAGTGTCTTACCAGATCTGAGTCCAGGTGGAAGGCTGTGGAGAGGTGGCCGGCGTTGTACTGCTCTGCAGGGCGGCAGTCCACCACGAAGAAACGCACGCCATCCtacaccacaaaaacaacacacaaactcagatcATCCATAAACCACCAGAAACACTCAGGCATATTCATTAATGCCCTAAAGCACATTAAAGAGACATTCATAACGACACATGtgatagtctgtgtgtgtgtgtgtgtgagagtgtctgtgtgtgtgtgtgtgtgtaagtgtgtgtgtgtgtgtgtctgtgtgtgtgtttgtaagtgtgtgtgtgtgtgtgtgatgtggtgtggtgaAGGAGGTCTGACCTGCTGTAGATGGTTGGCCTGTAGGATCTCAggaacagacacaggcagacagagggcCTGACTCAGGTCCATGTCCTCCTCTTTCAGAGCCACCAGACTGCTCCCAAACAGAGTCTGATtctcctgtacacacacaagcacacaaacacacatgcgcgcacacacacacacgcacgcacgcacacaaacacacacacacacacacacgcacgcacacaaacacataattacAATTTTAGTATACCACAAAGACAAACTGGTTGAACAGCTTTTACTGCAGTGCATCTGAATGGTTCCATTTCAAATACACCAAAGTTAATTACAAGCGCcaggaggacagtgagagagaatgttatggaggcagagagagatattaATAACATATGATAAcctttctgagagagagaggagttttgCTGAGGTAATACTGAGCCAATGAGAACAAGTCCTCAATGTCTTCAATTTCCAGCTGAGCAGGGGATCCCTCCAGTAGCTCtgtacaacacacatacacacacacacatgcacagacacacatgcacacgtacacacaaagacacacgcacacattcacacgcacacagatacatgcacacgcCTGTGTGAGACTGGTCCACAAAGACAGTTCAGACACTGAAGCATTTTCAGAGCATGGTGAGAAatatgaggagagagggagaaaacgtACTGATaatctcttctctgctctctccctcctggCCTAGAATggtgtctctgagagagaaataaaacattcagcCCACTCCCAACACAGTGCGGTGGAAGTCAGTGAGACATTAACTGACAGCATAGCCCTGGGAGCTGACAGGTAAACACTACAAACTCTTATTTACCGTCACTCTACTGCGATCATTTATTACTGTAGGGATCACAGAATGACCCGGCAGGCCGGTCTTAACCGTGTGCTTTTCCCACACAAATCTCACTTTGATACATTACAGGTCCAGATTTAGCATGTTTGGACTTGGCTTTGACGTACTTGGCATTAACGAGGATGATGAGGAcgaggaagaagatgaagaagggGTCGGCCTGCTGCAGGTAGACGTCCCACATGGCCTGAGTGACCTCCGCGGGGCAGTGACTGGAGAACAGACTGCCTAACTGCAAGGGCCAAAGGGCAAATGAAACAGTCACACCTCAGCACGCCAGGCAAAGACCAGAGATTACAGATTACACAAGAGAACAtgagtaaaaacaaagacagctcATTTCAAGTTGAATTTTAAATTGACGCATCACTGAAAATAAGCAGTAAAGGCTAAAGCAGAGCAAAGCAGGCATTACCAATATTAAATTTGGTCAGCAGGACAAGGATTAAGCACCTCCTCAAATAAACTGCATTTTGTTTGTAGCTTAGTCTGAGACTAGACTTGATCCTTTTCTGAAAAACTAGGCCTAACAGTCCAGTAGTCCTGTCTGTCCTTTCAAATAACCAGACTACACTTGTTCTTTTATTCAGTCCATCAGAAAACTTTTCAGTTGTGATTGTGTAAGAATCCAAACCCAGTAAGCCCGGTCTACTTGGTGGagaccagtaaaaaaaaaaaaaccacgggGGCTGACCCAGTTGAGGGCGTAGGAGTCTGGTGTTATCTTCTTGGTGTCCAGGAAAGAGCAGAGTTCAGGCTCATGGTACTGCAGCAGCAGCCTGTAGAGGTGGAACGGCCGACCcttcctcacacactcactgcacacacacacacacacacacgcgcacacacacgcacacgtacacacacgcacacaaaccacTATGTTAGGACATCAATCAGTCAAAAAGACATCATTCTAAGAATTAAGGTTATTCAGAACACAATAGAACATGcataataaaaaacacacacacacacaccaaacagataTTCACATACTCTATCATATTAACATAAAACTGTGACAGAGCTACAGCACAACAtagaaaacacagtaaaacacacacacaaacacacacgcacacacagacatacacacgtgcacacatacgcacgcattGAAACAGGGCCTCACCGTGGGATGTATTTGTTCATGATGGCATAGAAGCAGTTGTAGAGGTCTTTGCGGGGAAGCTGTAAGCCCAAGAGTGGTTTGAGGAGGTGAGGCCAGCTGAGCTCAGGAGTGAAGGTGACGTTTCTGGATTTACAGTAGAAGGTGATGACCGACTCCACATCTGATACCAGTgtttttccttcctcctctccaaCCCCCAACTCATCTATGCAAATCCACACAAAGCCAGGGCTCACTCTCATATGTTCACTTTCATATGAACCAAGTCTGCTGCTCTAGTTACAATAACAAAACTACGTTCCTGTTCTGGTTCTTGATCTCTCTGTACATTTCTCATGTTCTCATGCTACAGGCCTACACCCAAGGTTCAGGCCTGGGGCTTGCCAAGCCCCTCTGCCCTGTGAATGAACTGCTTTTTTGGGCTTAACCCCTGAGGCTAGTGCTAGACTGTTGGAAACAGATGGAAGTTGACAATGCAAAGCCTAATGGTGaaacaaaaagtgtgtgtgtgtgtgtgtgtatgtgctagTTGGAGGCTGCAGGTTGTATATCGGCCTTTTTCATCAGGGAAACATGTATTTGGAGCAGCATTGTGTGAGTGCTATAGTGTATCTCTCAGATACCTGAACCAGCAAAGCAACATTAGACATAGCAGGAGAGCTCAGTTTTGGGACAATGGGGATAGCTCCGGGCAAGGTGCTTTCagaatgttattgtttttatttaatcctGTAACGATAGGAGTGTGTGACACATGTTCTggcgtctgtgagtgtgaagtACCGATGAGCTGTTGACTGCGCTGGTGTATGAGTGACTGCTCAGGCAGGTCCAGCAGCCCATCCCACGCAGACAGACTGTCTCCCTTCCCCGCTACATTCAGagcagtctgagagagacagagagagagagacagacagacagacagagagacagagagagagagagagagagagagggagagacagagagagagagacagagagagagagagacagacagagagagagacagacagagagagagagagggagagacagagagagagagacagagagagagagagagacattagagaaagagaattagAGCTCTCACTGGTGTCACTCTAATTAACTGCAGATCAATGGTGTCATTATACGTCTGAGACTAGCAGTGGCTTTAGGAGGCAAACACATTTCCTCAAACTAACACCCTTCTGGACTTTTCTTTAATCCATACTGTACATACATGACATCCATTCTCCCTCTTCCATATTATTACACTCAACCATTCTGTCATACACGCACGGTCACGGCTCTGGTGGACTCTCTTACCATCCATAGCTTGGCTCTCTGCGATGGAGCCAGGTCTCTGACCTGAATGACATCCGGTTCTGCCTCCAGTTCACAGCCAGGTGAGTCCAACGCCTCGGCCAGATCCTGGTCCCTGGacagcaaaaacacatcagattACTGCCCACACAAGAATCCCAGTAATCATTAACACCAGGCACCTCATACTCCCAAAGGGACCagcacctcctcacacacatgaTCAAAAATGATAGCACTACAGCTGTAGAATATATTAAAGAatggttttttatttttgtcttggGTGAAGCACTTCGgaaaattttatatgtttggTGATTTGTATGTTTGCCGTAAAGtctaaaatgtctaaaaaaaaaacaaaaaacagaaaagctacCAAGGACATAGGTTAAATATTTAGCACTTGTAACAGAGCCAAGCAGATAAAGCACACTTGATCAGAGATGATGTGTCGTAGTAAAGAGGTATAGAGGCGTGGTTATCCCATCACAGAGAATGAAGATGATAATTAGATCCAGAGAAATCAGAACAGAccagaaactgtgtgtgtgtgtgtgtgcttgagtgagtgagtgagtgagagaaagagagagagaaagaagactgaATTGCACAACAGGCTGATTTTCTCAGAGGATAGGACAGAGGTCCAAGTCCCTGCCGTTTCTTAGGTAACCAAAAAGCTTGACCCTGAAGCAGCACAGCTGAGCTGTCTGACTGCCTCTCATGAacccaacacaaacataaacacagcccacacagacagaaacactgtgtgtgagcagcACAGAAGCCCTGCACTGCCTCCTGGGAAggtcagaaaaagagaaaaagacaaagaaagacagacagacagacagacagaatcttTTCAGTAAAAACCAGCACCTCTCTGGCCACACAGTGCATTACGGTTTATAGgctttttaaaacatgtctATTACTTTAAATCACTGGAGTGTAAAGTCTATGAGTGTGTCTTTGGCTGAGCCTTGAGCATAAGGGCTCTGTCTTTACAGCAAGAGCCTTCAGTTTTACTGGCAGGTCTAAGAGACACTCTGGCTCAATATCAGGACTcatgtaagaaagaaaaaaaatctattgacAGATAATGGGGCAAAGGTTATGATAAGAAATTGTGATTACAGCATAAGCTATGATAAGAAGACTTAATgaattaagagaaaaaagatatGTGTGAGGGAATGGACTATCTGACAACTTGTAGACCACCGACTAAAAGCCTGTAAGAAATTCTGTATCATCACTTAGCAAACAGCAGTACTAACAGATGGCATATGAAATGTATGGCTTTGAAAACGAATGATAATATCAGTAATGGCGCAGACGGGATGTACACTTGGATTTCATGAGAGCTTGAGGAGACAGAAAACGGGAagtgacagatgtgtgtgtgtgtgtgtgtgtgttttctttcaatgAGATCATCATACATATTGTGTTCtcaaaggcagaaaaaaaggcacaagctgacacaagcacacacacacacccttccacATTTTACTTTCCAATTAGAGGCAGTCGTCTTCCTGCCCAGTGTCTCTGCAATAAAGAGAGCCTCAGTTTTCACACTCAGCGGAAGAGAACACAATGGCCATagagcacagctgtgtttgtgtgtgtgtgtgtgtgtgtgtgtgtgtgtgtgtgtgcgagagcaCTCTAAAGAGGACTGCCTTTCATCTGCTTCAGTGGGAGCTCAGAGCTTTGACACACTTGGAACGTCTGAAGTCAGATTCACATATAGTTATTCCAAATTTTTCAGCAGCTTCAGTGCTTGCTAAAGAAGATTACAaaaatacagcatttttttttcttttaaaaagagtCACAACTAAGTACACTTTAAGGAAAGTTAACAAATAAACTTTACAGAGAGGTGACAGTACTTAGGTTTGAATGCACCTGAAATCTGAATTAATTCTTTGGACAGTAAAAGGAAACATTTATAGCCATAGTAAAGAAAGCTGATATTATCTAGCCTATATGACAGGACAGGCTGgtaatttctgtttctttggtATATGCTCAACATctatttaaacaaatatttaaagaagACCCTGTAAAATATGCTGTAGGGACTGTACTTTAAGTCGGCCATTTATTGAACACCCGGTGATGACAGCTACTATTGTGAAAAGACAACTATACCAAGCTTGAACATAAACGCCTATAGCAGGACGTATTGTTGCTGTCACGTAGTAGCTAAGAAATGTCTGGCATGCAAAGAAGAGCATTTTGACGTCAAGACTCATTCAGTCACAGGGCATGTCAAAATACAGGGTTATGTCTCGACCCACAGAATTCCTGTATCAAGTTAATGAATCAATGAGAGACATTTTAGGGAGCGTGAGTGATACGTTGGTCTTTCTCGAATGATGTGATATGATGAGAAACGAAAGTAGACAGCATCAAAAGCATAAACTGCTTGACATTCTGAGGAAGAACACGAGAGGTTTCGGTAACGAATCAAAGCCAATCTTGATACAGTCTAGTATCTGTTCGATATGATTTcgcaaaacacacacctgaaagCCTTAATATTATCGGTAACAAAACTTCACAAACGCATTCTTCATTCTCAACGAAAAACTTCCAGAGAATTACAAAGACATAGCGTATTTCGTATTTAAAAGTCTAACTAGGCTACATTAGCTTCTTCAAGACACCACACACCCATCAACCCAGCCAGCTGCCTATGTAATCCATACCGGTATCCCGAACGGGTTTAATTTATTTCGGAGGGGAATATATtggataaaaaaacaaagctaatAAAGTCGATATAGTGAGTGTAACTGGGAGTAAAGCGTGAAGGTCTGGAAACACACTGTCAACCTTGTCTAGCTACTATAGCAGATTGGTCGCTAGCTGGCTAACAATGCACAACCTCCTTTTGTGAACCGAGGTCTGGTAGCTAACTATGCTAACGCCATCACACGTAAGAGTGCATCGCTCTTTTTCCAGCTACCGATCTAGTCGCATTCTTCACTTAGTCAATACGTACTCCACAACTATGCCATTGAGATCCATACTTCAAGCTGTATACTTATTTAAAAGTGGCTGTTCAGGACCGCTTCGCGTTATTAAACTGGAATAGTCTATTTACTTACCAGCTGCCTTGGAGAACTTCCTCTACAGCATCCGCCATTGCTGTGTTGACGTCCACGTCAAAATTGCCGTATATACCAAGGTTGTGTCGTGAACATACGAGTTTGACACTTGTTGACTCTCAATCAATAACCATGAACATAGCTTTTGTTATTTATCTAGTTTTATTGGACAAGTTGAAGACATACTCAGTTTACAAAAGCTCCATTCCCTCACGTTTAAAGCATCATTAAAATAAGAGAATATGACAATTGGGTTAACAATAGTTTTACACTTCAGAACTGAGTGAATAAATGTACTTTtagactgtttttttccagtgctgTACGACTAAATTACTATATACTGTATCCCACGCTCTTccaatacatttttctttatgttaACGTATAAAAGTGGGGATAAAACATGACCCACCATCACTATGCTTCCTATGTCGTATGCGACCATTTTTAACTTAGAGGTTGTGAGGTCTTCGTAGTTCTTGTGAGAGTGCTGCAGTACCCTGCCGTTTACACttgcagaggagagaaagtggaCCTTAGCATCTAAAATTAACAGTAAATATGAACGTGAAGAATTCACACAGTTAATCTCGCTTTAGCCCGCAGATTTCTTTTACACACCAGAATATCGCTCCACCGATCCACCACTCATTACCCGAACGACCTACAGACATCTCTCGGACATCTAGACAACTGAAGTTAATGGTGAATGCATTTGGGAACCACATAAAGTCTTAAATACACACGTTTcgtttactaaaaaaaaacaaaaaaacagcgaaatgattttatttaacattatggCAATTGCTGTCTTAAATTTACATTAACGTTACAAAAAATATCCCACCAACAACTTTTTTCTTCCAAAATGTTTTCAGCTCTTTGGCCTGTCTTTGGTAGCACTGGTTGTGCATTGGAATGTATTACACCAGATTAGGgataaaatatgtttacatataATCTCCGTTTCGGGGAGATTTCTTTCAGCAAATGCACTTTATTTCAAATcgattttttttcagcagtcagTTAGTTTCTTTTTATGAGTTTTAAACATGCAATGACAAACTTCTTCTCTAGCTGAAGTTTGGTTCATCCAGTCAAATGCATTTCCACctctaaactgaaaaaaagcaagcaaattCAAAAACATCACAGGAAATTTGACATGCATGGTGGGACACTTTCCCATATAATCTCATCTCTGATAATATATCTGCTCCTTTTCATAAACTGCACTCATCTCACACTATTCACTtgacaaatatttacacaaaatacacagatAGGAAGAAGTTTGATTAGAACGCAAATGCACTCTATTATAACTAAAACAACTGCATTGTCAACAAGACATTTTTCAAGATATCATTTGAGAA encodes:
- the tbc1d23 gene encoding TBC1 domain family member 23 isoform X1, which gives rise to MADAVEEVLQGSWDQDLAEALDSPGCELEAEPDVIQVRDLAPSQRAKLWMTALNVAGKGDSLSAWDGLLDLPEQSLIHQRSQQLIDELGVGEEEGKTLVSDVESVITFYCKSRNVTFTPELSWPHLLKPLLGLQLPRKDLYNCFYAIMNKYIPRECVRKGRPFHLYRLLLQYHEPELCSFLDTKKITPDSYALNWLGSLFSSHCPAEVTQAMWDVYLQQADPFFIFFLVLIILVNAKDTILGQEGESREEIIKLLEGSPAQLEIEDIEDLFSLAQYYLSKTPLSLRKENQTLFGSSLVALKEEDMDLSQALCLPVSVPEILQANHLQQDGVRFFVVDCRPAEQYNAGHLSTAFHLDSDLMLQNPSEFALSVKSLLEAQKQSLESGSIASGEHLCFMGSGREEEDMYMNMVLAHFLQKNKEYVSIAKGGFMALQQHLADMNVDSGPDNVYVNWIVSTSGSHGSLSSADGDSSGEGKGVKSLVNKMTFALKSKSVNVKEKVISFIENTSAPVDRLSFTLPWPEKPLPDRHVSSSDRLGKPYRGVKPVFSIGDEEEYDTDEIDSSSMSDDDRKEIVNIQTWINKPDVKHHIPCNEVKETGHMFPSHLLITATHMYCLREIASRKGFAYIQSRQALNSVVKITSKKKHPELITFKFGNNNAAGVEIVAVERYLIPNAGDATKVIKQQIMKVLDALESS
- the tbc1d23 gene encoding TBC1 domain family member 23 isoform X2, with the translated sequence MADAVEEVLQGSWDQDLAEALDSPGCELEAEPDVIQVRDLAPSQRAKLWMTALNVAGKGDSLSAWDGLLDLPEQSLIHQRSQQLIDELGVGEEEGKTLVSDVESVITFYCKSRNVTFTPELSWPHLLKPLLGLQLPRKDLYNCFYAIMNKYIPRECVRKGRPFHLYRLLLQYHEPELCSFLDTKKITPDSYALNWLGSLFSSHCPAEVTQAMWDVYLQQADPFFIFFLVLIILVNAKDTILGQEGESREEIIKLLEGSPAQLEIEDIEDLFSLAQYYLSKTPLSLRKENQTLFGSSLVALKEEDMDLSQALCLPVSVPEILQANHLQQDGVRFFVVDCRPAEQYNAGHLSTAFHLDSDLMLQNPSEFALSVKSLLEAQKQSLESGSIASGEHLCFMGSGREEEDMYMNMVLAHFLQKNKEYVSIAKGGFMALQQHLADMNVDSGPDNVYVNWIVSTSGSHGSLSSADGDSSGEGKGVKSLVNKMTFALKSKSVNVKEKVISFIENTSAPVDRHVSSSDRLGKPYRGVKPVFSIGDEEEYDTDEIDSSSMSDDDRKEIVNIQTWINKPDVKHHIPCNEVKETGHMFPSHLLITATHMYCLREIASRKGFAYIQSRQALNSVVKITSKKKHPELITFKFGNNNAAGVEIVAVERYLIPNAGDATKVIKQQIMKVLDALESS